In Candidatus Methylomirabilota bacterium, the following are encoded in one genomic region:
- a CDS encoding M48 family metallopeptidase has translation MEMDRRDFVLGATAGLIGAGGEILPTLAQAAGSTAPRPAATPAAGSVDPRHVDRLRKVMVPLLQHMNHPLPLSRVRVGVLSDSRINAANGGAGEFYVTSGLLQRATDDQLRAVMGHETAHADLGHVAKLKRLGAGLELGTILLEQIFPRAQPLAPIAAQLVTNAYTRREEYAADRHGVELLRRAGYDGKALMVRTLAWLKQTEGESGGFFATHPTTGDRIQAVQQMP, from the coding sequence ATGGAGATGGACCGACGAGACTTCGTGCTGGGCGCCACCGCGGGTCTGATCGGCGCGGGCGGCGAGATCCTCCCGACCCTCGCCCAGGCGGCCGGCTCCACGGCTCCTCGGCCGGCGGCCACTCCGGCCGCCGGCAGTGTGGATCCCCGGCACGTGGACCGACTCCGAAAGGTCATGGTTCCCCTCCTTCAGCACATGAACCACCCCCTCCCGCTGAGTCGGGTCCGGGTCGGCGTCCTCTCAGATTCGCGCATCAATGCGGCCAACGGCGGCGCCGGCGAGTTCTACGTGACCTCCGGCCTGCTTCAGCGGGCCACTGACGACCAGCTCCGGGCCGTCATGGGCCACGAGACCGCGCATGCCGACCTCGGTCACGTCGCGAAGCTGAAGCGCCTCGGCGCGGGGCTCGAGCTCGGCACCATCCTCCTCGAGCAGATCTTCCCGCGCGCCCAGCCGCTGGCTCCGATCGCCGCCCAGCTGGTGACGAACGCGTACACGCGGCGCGAGGAGTACGCGGCGGATCGCCACGGGGTCGAGCTTCTCCGGCGCGCCGGGTACGATGGCAAGGCCCTGATGGTCCGCACGCTGGCGTGGCTCAAGCAGACCGAGGGCGAGAGCGGGGGGTTCTTCGCGACGCATCCGACCACGGGGGATCGGATCCAGGCAGTGCAGCAGATGCCCTAG
- a CDS encoding potassium channel family protein produces the protein MKALAGAAGLLLIFGILWEAFETIVLPRRVARRVRLTRLFYRSTWIPWSGVARRALRGQRRETFLGFYGPLSLLVLLTVWAFGLVLGFALLLWASGSAIQAAEGMSPFGADLYLSGTTFFTLGLGDVTPRSAVARALTVIEAGTGFGFLALVIGYLPVLYQSFSRREVNVSLLDARAGSPPSAVELLRRHAAPEGQDALRELLREWERWSAELLETHLSYPVLAYFRSQHDNQSWLAALTTILDVSALVMAGIETGCQREAQLTFAMARHAIGDLAQVFRTAPLRAMPDRLPPPKLAQLRESLEAAGLKLRQGPTADQEFAELRGLYEPYVAALAGYLRLGIPDWLADAGRADNWQTTAWGQSSGPGFPAHLASDEHRKRAGESGRRA, from the coding sequence ATGAAGGCTCTTGCCGGCGCGGCCGGGCTCCTCCTGATCTTCGGCATCCTCTGGGAGGCGTTTGAAACGATCGTCCTCCCACGGCGCGTGGCGCGTCGTGTCCGGCTCACGCGCCTGTTTTATCGCTCGACGTGGATCCCCTGGTCGGGCGTGGCGCGCCGAGCGCTCCGCGGCCAGCGCCGCGAAACATTTCTCGGCTTCTACGGCCCGCTCTCGCTTCTCGTGTTGCTGACCGTCTGGGCGTTCGGCTTGGTCCTCGGCTTCGCGTTGCTGCTGTGGGCGAGCGGGTCCGCCATCCAGGCGGCGGAGGGGATGTCGCCCTTCGGGGCCGACCTCTACCTGAGCGGGACGACCTTCTTCACCCTCGGGCTGGGAGACGTGACGCCGCGCAGCGCGGTGGCCCGGGCGCTCACGGTGATCGAGGCCGGCACGGGATTCGGCTTCCTGGCCCTCGTCATCGGGTATCTGCCCGTGCTCTATCAGTCATTTTCGCGCCGTGAAGTCAACGTCTCGCTGCTGGACGCCCGCGCGGGGTCTCCCCCCAGTGCCGTCGAGCTCCTGCGCCGGCATGCCGCGCCCGAGGGCCAGGACGCCCTCCGGGAGTTGCTGCGCGAGTGGGAACGCTGGTCGGCCGAGCTGCTGGAAACCCATCTGTCCTATCCGGTGCTGGCCTACTTCCGCTCCCAGCACGACAATCAGTCCTGGCTGGCCGCGCTCACGACGATCCTCGATGTGAGCGCCCTGGTGATGGCGGGCATCGAGACCGGCTGCCAGCGGGAGGCGCAGCTCACCTTCGCCATGGCGCGGCACGCCATCGGCGATCTGGCCCAGGTCTTCCGGACTGCGCCCCTGCGGGCGATGCCCGACCGGCTGCCGCCACCGAAGCTGGCGCAGCTGCGGGAGTCCCTCGAGGCCGCCGGCTTGAAGCTTCGCCAGGGACCGACGGCGGACCAGGAGTTTGCCGAGTTGCGCGGGCTGTACGAGCCATACGTGGCGGCGCTGGCCGGCTACCTGAGGCTCGGCATCCCCGACTGGTTGGCGGATGCGGGGCGAGCCGACAACTGGCAGACGACCGCCTGGGGCCAGAGCTCGGGCCCCGGATTCCCCGCGCATCTCGCGTCCGACGAGCACCGAAAGAGGGCCGGCGAGTCCGGGCGTCGGGCCTGA
- a CDS encoding fumarylacetoacetate hydrolase family protein, which translates to MDLEAIIESFWTSARRGVYYPPEWKGKLTAHQAYRVQLGILDRLVAGGETHAGWKVGLTARAMQEQWGIYEPVFGFLLESGHRPSEATFGFDELIQPGFENELCLTMGTPLQGPGVTLEQARAAILAVAPALEIIERRGDFAADLNLALADNSQQKAFVTGRATTPVPPGVTLAEATVEVVVDGVSVERTRGSAERTGDQVATVAWLANKLAEFGRHIEAGHRIMSGSFTRQYPLSRGARIEARFEPFGVVRAEFA; encoded by the coding sequence ATGGATCTCGAAGCCATCATCGAGTCGTTCTGGACGTCGGCCCGGCGGGGCGTCTACTATCCACCCGAGTGGAAGGGGAAGCTCACCGCGCATCAGGCATACCGGGTTCAGCTCGGCATCCTCGATCGCCTGGTCGCGGGCGGGGAGACGCACGCCGGGTGGAAGGTCGGACTGACGGCCCGGGCCATGCAGGAGCAGTGGGGAATCTACGAGCCCGTCTTCGGCTTCCTGCTGGAGAGCGGACACCGGCCGAGTGAGGCGACGTTCGGGTTCGACGAGCTGATCCAGCCCGGCTTCGAGAACGAGCTGTGCCTGACCATGGGAACGCCGCTCCAGGGGCCCGGGGTGACGCTCGAGCAGGCGCGAGCGGCCATCCTCGCCGTCGCGCCCGCGCTGGAGATCATCGAGCGGCGAGGGGACTTCGCCGCCGACCTGAACCTCGCCCTCGCCGACAATTCCCAGCAGAAGGCCTTCGTCACGGGGCGGGCCACGACCCCGGTACCGCCGGGGGTCACTCTCGCCGAGGCCACGGTCGAGGTCGTCGTCGATGGCGTGAGCGTCGAGCGCACCCGCGGGTCCGCCGAGCGGACCGGTGACCAGGTGGCCACGGTGGCGTGGCTGGCCAACAAGCTCGCGGAATTCGGCCGCCACATCGAGGCCGGGCACCGGATCATGTCCGGCTCGTTCACCCGGCAGTACCCGCTGTCCCGTGGGGCCCGCATCGAGGCGCGCTTCGAGCCATTCGGCGTGGTCCGGGCCGAGTTCGCCTGA
- a CDS encoding MBL fold metallo-hydrolase, whose product MAEVFVLGAGTPTPTPHRWGSAFAVQVGGEYLMFDCGPAATSKLVKVGIFPTRVDYLFFTHHHFDHDVDYPCFLLCRWDQSIGKENQLRVYGPTLTETLTERILGEGGAFVHDWKARVHHPLSQRVYVNRGGTLPRRPPSVLARDVGPGLVHQGREWQVTAAPAEHVQPFLDSLAYRLDSAEGSIVFTGDTQPCRSVVELARGSDLMFCMCWDDSARMAAMGENFGQCGTTGAAEMAAEAGVKKLVLVHVGPHLAAHGPMEKGIGDVRKLYDGEVIFAEELMTVRPS is encoded by the coding sequence ATGGCCGAAGTCTTCGTCCTGGGGGCCGGCACGCCGACACCGACGCCGCATCGCTGGGGCTCCGCCTTCGCCGTCCAGGTGGGCGGCGAGTACCTGATGTTCGACTGCGGCCCGGCGGCCACGTCCAAGCTCGTCAAGGTCGGCATCTTCCCGACGCGGGTCGACTACCTCTTCTTCACCCATCATCACTTCGATCACGACGTGGACTACCCGTGCTTCCTCCTGTGCCGCTGGGACCAGTCGATCGGCAAGGAGAACCAGCTCCGCGTGTACGGGCCCACGCTCACCGAGACGCTCACCGAGCGGATCCTCGGCGAGGGGGGCGCCTTCGTCCACGACTGGAAGGCCCGCGTCCACCATCCCCTGAGCCAGCGCGTCTACGTGAACCGGGGCGGCACGCTGCCGCGCCGGCCGCCGTCGGTCCTCGCCCGGGACGTCGGTCCCGGGCTCGTGCACCAGGGGCGCGAATGGCAGGTCACGGCGGCGCCCGCCGAGCACGTCCAGCCGTTTCTCGACTCCCTCGCCTACCGGCTCGACAGCGCCGAGGGCAGCATCGTCTTCACCGGCGACACCCAGCCGTGCCGCAGCGTCGTCGAGCTGGCCCGTGGAAGTGACCTGATGTTCTGCATGTGCTGGGACGACAGCGCGCGGATGGCGGCGATGGGCGAGAACTTCGGCCAGTGCGGCACCACCGGGGCCGCCGAGATGGCGGCCGAGGCCGGCGTCAAGAAGCTCGTCCTCGTGCACGTCGGTCCTCACCTGGCCGCCCACGGGCCGATGGAGAAGGGCATCGGGGACGTCCGCAAGCTCTACGACGGGGAGGTGATCTTCGCCGAGGAGCTGATGACGGTCCGGCCCTCGTGA
- a CDS encoding ABC transporter permease, translated as MATLSATPAAPVAGRVPADIGVVASPRETRLLWHRVVRKPTAVLGGLVVVAWVAVSALAPAIAPYDPIDLNVDNRLDAPSVQHWLGVDGLGRDVLSRVLYGGRVSLPVAAVVVVVASVFGTLYGGLAAYFGSWPDEVAMRVVDMVLAFPSLILAMAIAAALGPSIQNSMFALLVVWWPPYARLARGQVLALKARDFVTAAQALGLDDRRIVLRHILPNAVAPSLVLMAMDFGNAIIITAALSFLGLGAVPPTPEWGAMVAEGRELVAQWWISAFPGIAILMVAIACNFIGDALRDAIDPRLRLR; from the coding sequence ATGGCGACCCTCTCCGCGACACCCGCCGCTCCCGTGGCCGGACGTGTTCCCGCGGACATCGGCGTGGTGGCGTCCCCGCGCGAGACGCGCCTGCTCTGGCACCGCGTCGTGCGGAAGCCGACGGCGGTCCTGGGTGGCCTCGTGGTCGTCGCGTGGGTGGCGGTCTCGGCGCTCGCGCCCGCGATCGCGCCCTACGACCCCATCGACCTCAACGTCGACAACCGGCTGGACGCTCCGTCGGTCCAGCACTGGCTCGGGGTCGACGGCCTGGGCCGGGATGTGCTGAGCCGGGTCCTCTACGGCGGGCGGGTATCGCTGCCGGTGGCGGCCGTCGTCGTCGTGGTGGCGTCGGTCTTCGGGACGCTCTACGGCGGCCTGGCCGCCTATTTCGGGAGCTGGCCCGACGAAGTGGCGATGCGGGTGGTGGACATGGTACTGGCCTTCCCGTCGCTGATCCTGGCGATGGCCATCGCGGCCGCGCTCGGCCCCAGCATCCAGAACTCCATGTTCGCCCTGCTGGTGGTGTGGTGGCCTCCCTACGCGCGGCTGGCCCGGGGCCAGGTGCTGGCGCTCAAGGCTCGGGACTTCGTCACCGCCGCCCAGGCGCTCGGCCTCGACGATCGCCGCATCGTCCTGCGCCACATCCTGCCCAACGCGGTCGCGCCCTCGCTGGTCCTCATGGCCATGGACTTCGGCAATGCCATCATCATCACGGCGGCCCTGTCGTTCCTCGGTCTGGGAGCCGTGCCGCCGACCCCGGAGTGGGGCGCCATGGTCGCCGAGGGTCGCGAGCTCGTGGCCCAGTGGTGGATCTCGGCCTTTCCCGGGATCGCCATTCTGATGGTCGCCATCGCCTGCAACTTCATCGGGGACGCCCTGCGAGACGCGATCGACCCGCGCCTGCGGCTTCGCTGA
- a CDS encoding ABC transporter permease, producing MAQYVTRRLGLLVVSVLGVTLISFLIAHAVPADPIVSNLGQQASQRPEVVQAFKEKWGLDRPLYVQYFAFLGNLLQGELGTSINTRRAITKDLAAFLPATIELSTTAVLFALIVGMPLGVVAAIRRDGPVDHVARLVSLIGVSIPIFWLATVSLVLFYATLHWTVGPGRLGPQIESPPRLTGFFTIDAAVAGDWATFRSAASHLILPGLVLASSVMGLVTRITRSSMLDTLSQDYLRTARAKGLPETRIVARHALRNALIPTVTVLGLAYGGLLSGAVMTETIFAWPGLGRYAFQSAVTNDFPAIMGVTFVIGVMYTLVNLVVDLLYGWLDPQIRYS from the coding sequence ATGGCCCAGTACGTTACGCGACGCCTCGGGCTCCTGGTGGTGTCGGTGCTCGGGGTGACTCTGATCTCCTTCCTCATCGCCCACGCCGTCCCCGCCGACCCGATCGTCTCGAATCTCGGCCAGCAGGCCTCCCAGCGGCCCGAGGTCGTCCAGGCCTTCAAGGAGAAGTGGGGGCTCGATCGGCCCCTCTATGTCCAGTACTTCGCGTTCCTCGGCAATCTCCTGCAGGGGGAGCTGGGGACGTCGATCAACACCCGGCGGGCGATCACCAAGGACCTCGCGGCGTTCCTGCCGGCGACCATCGAGCTGTCCACCACGGCCGTGCTCTTCGCGCTGATCGTGGGGATGCCGCTCGGTGTGGTGGCGGCCATCCGGCGAGACGGCCCGGTGGACCACGTGGCCCGTCTCGTGTCGCTGATCGGCGTGTCGATCCCCATCTTCTGGCTCGCCACCGTCTCGCTCGTCCTCTTCTACGCGACGCTCCACTGGACGGTGGGGCCGGGGCGGCTCGGACCCCAGATCGAGTCGCCGCCGCGGCTGACCGGCTTCTTCACGATCGACGCGGCGGTGGCGGGCGACTGGGCCACCTTCCGGAGCGCGGCGTCGCATCTGATCCTGCCCGGGCTGGTGCTGGCGAGCTCGGTCATGGGGCTGGTGACGCGCATCACGCGTTCGTCGATGCTCGATACCCTGTCCCAGGACTACCTCCGCACCGCCCGCGCCAAAGGGCTTCCGGAAACGCGGATCGTCGCCCGGCACGCCCTTCGAAACGCCCTGATCCCCACCGTGACCGTCCTCGGGCTGGCCTACGGCGGGCTCCTCTCGGGCGCGGTGATGACGGAGACGATCTTCGCCTGGCCCGGACTCGGTCGCTACGCCTTCCAGTCGGCGGTCACCAACGACTTTCCGGCCATCATGGGCGTGACCTTCGTGATCGGGGTCATGTACACGCTCGTGAACCTCGTGGTCGACCTGCTCTACGGCTGGCTGGATCCGCAGATCCGGTACTCCTGA
- a CDS encoding ABC transporter substrate-binding protein: protein MTGSRSFAILGLVTLVAAGASPPVTAQTGGAGKTLIMALDQSDVKTLDPGREFEFGAAFVDLNTYDTLVAHKSPKELNTFVPVLATEWKISPDGKEYTFKLRPNVKHASGNPFTAEDVKFSLTRLKNLKGNPGWMMDPLKEVVVIDPMTVKTTLNESFADWLPVLSGPNSAIMDSKLAKEHGASDSPTADKDDKAEEWLNQNSAGGGPFILKGWQKNNVIIMERNPNYWKGPAKIAKIEARDVPSPATQKLQVENGDVDVALNVTPDLTAAMRNNKNVKILLGQSLDNMYMGMTVDPALHPELAKKEVRQAIRHAVDRNGIIKLTNGRAVIGPAVYPIGVLGLETQADADRLNPRYDLKLAKDLLAKAGVPNGFKFPLKYGTGASPAGITYESVAQKVQADLKKIGIEVQLVPQEFSVMLSQYRAKGEIAVISYNQPDYIGASDFTGQMILHTWAPRLRWDDPKAKDMTRKADAELDPKRRSAMYKEVLAYLVENGPYVNLVQGKAEVVVRPNIEGYEYLPLGAARIYPVEKK from the coding sequence ATGACCGGCTCGCGCAGCTTCGCCATCCTCGGACTGGTCACGCTCGTCGCCGCGGGCGCCTCCCCGCCGGTGACCGCCCAGACCGGCGGCGCCGGGAAGACGCTCATCATGGCCCTCGACCAGTCGGACGTGAAGACGCTCGACCCCGGCCGGGAGTTCGAGTTCGGGGCGGCCTTCGTCGACCTCAACACCTACGACACGCTGGTCGCCCACAAGAGCCCGAAGGAGCTGAACACCTTCGTGCCCGTGCTGGCGACCGAGTGGAAGATTTCGCCGGACGGCAAGGAGTACACGTTCAAGCTCCGGCCGAACGTCAAGCACGCCAGCGGCAACCCGTTCACGGCCGAGGACGTGAAGTTCAGCCTGACCCGGCTCAAGAACCTCAAGGGGAACCCCGGCTGGATGATGGACCCGCTGAAGGAGGTCGTCGTCATCGACCCGATGACGGTGAAGACCACCCTCAACGAGTCGTTCGCCGACTGGCTGCCCGTGCTCTCCGGTCCGAACTCGGCCATCATGGACTCGAAGCTCGCCAAGGAGCACGGGGCGAGCGACTCCCCGACGGCGGACAAGGACGACAAGGCCGAGGAGTGGCTGAATCAGAACTCGGCGGGCGGCGGGCCGTTCATCCTGAAGGGCTGGCAGAAGAACAACGTCATCATCATGGAGCGGAACCCGAACTACTGGAAGGGCCCGGCCAAGATCGCGAAGATCGAGGCTCGCGACGTGCCCTCGCCCGCCACCCAGAAGCTCCAGGTCGAGAACGGGGACGTCGACGTGGCGCTCAACGTCACCCCCGACCTCACCGCCGCCATGCGCAACAACAAGAACGTCAAGATCCTGCTCGGCCAGTCGCTCGACAACATGTACATGGGGATGACGGTGGATCCGGCGCTCCACCCCGAGCTGGCCAAGAAGGAGGTCCGCCAGGCGATCCGCCACGCCGTCGACCGCAACGGGATCATCAAGCTCACCAACGGCCGCGCCGTCATCGGCCCCGCCGTGTACCCGATCGGGGTCCTGGGCCTCGAGACCCAGGCCGATGCCGACCGGCTGAACCCACGGTACGATCTCAAGCTGGCCAAGGACCTCCTGGCCAAGGCCGGGGTGCCGAACGGCTTCAAGTTCCCGCTCAAGTACGGCACCGGCGCCTCGCCGGCCGGCATCACCTACGAGTCGGTGGCCCAGAAGGTCCAGGCCGACCTGAAGAAGATCGGGATCGAGGTCCAGCTCGTCCCGCAGGAGTTCTCGGTGATGCTGTCGCAGTACCGGGCCAAGGGCGAGATCGCGGTCATCTCCTACAACCAGCCGGACTACATCGGGGCCAGCGACTTCACCGGCCAGATGATCCTCCACACCTGGGCGCCGCGGCTGCGCTGGGACGATCCGAAGGCGAAGGACATGACGCGGAAGGCCGACGCCGAGCTCGACCCCAAGCGGCGGTCGGCGATGTACAAGGAAGTGCTCGCCTACCTGGTCGAGAACGGGCCCTACGTCAACCTCGTCCAGGGCAAGGCCGAGGTCGTCGTGCGGCCGAACATCGAGGGGTACGAGTACCTCCCCCTCGGCGCGGCCCGCATCTACCCCGTCGAAAAGAAGTAG
- a CDS encoding GNAT family N-acetyltransferase, whose protein sequence is MPSANKGPRGRIVESEPRLEDVAALDDHLYRHNAAVTGCDDGQWLAVFVRDGTGEVVAGLHGWTWGRTGFVRTLWVREDIRGRGLGARLLAAAEREAARRGCREMHLDTHSYQAPGFYARLGYARIGELPGWPDDSTRIFFRKAL, encoded by the coding sequence GTGCCGAGCGCCAACAAGGGGCCGCGGGGCCGCATCGTCGAAAGCGAGCCGCGCCTGGAGGACGTCGCGGCCCTCGATGACCACCTCTACCGGCACAACGCGGCGGTGACGGGCTGCGACGACGGCCAGTGGCTCGCGGTCTTCGTCCGGGACGGGACCGGCGAGGTCGTGGCTGGCCTGCACGGCTGGACGTGGGGCCGAACCGGCTTCGTGCGAACGCTCTGGGTTCGCGAGGACATCCGGGGTCGGGGCCTCGGCGCGCGGCTCCTGGCGGCGGCCGAGCGCGAGGCCGCCCGCCGCGGCTGCCGCGAGATGCACCTCGACACCCACAGCTACCAGGCGCCGGGCTTCTACGCTCGCCTCGGCTACGCGCGGATCGGCGAGCTGCCCGGCTGGCCGGACGACAGCACCCGCATCTTCTTCCGCAAGGCGCTCTAG
- a CDS encoding response regulator produces the protein MSAAQTGRAHPRLHGVTILVVEDHEDSRDALRQFLEHEGARVLLAADGRDALTVLRAEAPDVILCDLRMPGMDGFGFMARLRSEPKLARLRVIAVSALGADTDLVRTWAAGFDGHVIKPVEPDTMLATIERLLWARSRTGS, from the coding sequence TTGAGCGCAGCCCAGACTGGCCGAGCGCACCCGCGACTTCACGGCGTCACCATCCTCGTGGTCGAAGACCACGAGGATTCCCGCGACGCGCTGCGGCAGTTCCTCGAACACGAGGGCGCTCGCGTGCTCCTGGCCGCGGACGGCCGTGACGCGCTCACCGTCCTGAGGGCCGAAGCGCCGGACGTGATCCTGTGCGATCTGCGGATGCCCGGGATGGACGGCTTCGGCTTCATGGCGCGGCTCCGCTCCGAGCCCAAGCTGGCCCGGCTCCGCGTGATCGCCGTCTCGGCGCTCGGGGCCGACACGGACCTGGTGAGGACCTGGGCTGCCGGCTTCGACGGGCATGTCATCAAGCCGGTGGAGCCGGACACGATGCTGGCCACGATCGAGCGCCTTCTGTGGGCGCGGTCACGCACCGGGTCCTGA
- a CDS encoding ArsR family transcriptional regulator: protein MAEIERIDANEARRKAAGGALLVCAYADEEKCRTVKLEGAISLTSFQSRVAALPKDQEIIFYCA from the coding sequence ATGGCAGAGATCGAGCGCATCGACGCCAACGAAGCACGACGCAAAGCCGCCGGCGGGGCCCTGCTGGTCTGCGCCTACGCCGACGAGGAGAAATGCCGCACGGTCAAGCTCGAGGGCGCCATCTCGCTGACGAGTTTCCAGTCACGGGTCGCGGCACTGCCGAAAGACCAGGAGATCATCTTCTACTGCGCCTGA
- a CDS encoding ABC transporter substrate-binding protein, whose product MGGFGSWRRVSTPVIVGVALALGASASAQEPKPGGVLRVGLQGDFTTMDPHMSTSAEDRDLYYQLYSPLVGLDANLKIVPELAEAWEQPDPLTYVFRLRKGVKFHDGTDLTAEVVKWNFERMLNPATGSIRRSELGNVKSVDVLNPLTVRINLKEPDAVLLATLSDRAGMMVSRAAVEKHGKDFARNPVGTGPFQFVEWAKDDHLTVRRFPGYWKSGLPYLDEIVYKPIPDHSVKLTALRTGTLDLIDDLPPKDVTPLKGNAKLRVIETPGLGYRRIELNHTRPPFNLKALRQAVAWAINREAIHRAVFFGAGAPAQGPIPPRSWAYEPLPGYGTTPDLAKVKEKLAEGGQPNGFRFVLNVVNTPVAQKQAEIIQDNLKRAGIDMEIALLEVGAFDEKRRALQFDGAEGRWSGRVDPDGNMFAHLITGGANNWGKYANPRLDDLLRRARSAAQPGERKRLYAEALRIIIDDVPIVFLHHDAWTKAWDTRVQGYVEIPDGRMRFERVWLGR is encoded by the coding sequence ATGGGCGGCTTCGGCAGCTGGCGGAGGGTGTCGACTCCGGTGATCGTGGGAGTGGCGCTGGCCCTGGGGGCGTCGGCCAGTGCCCAGGAGCCGAAGCCGGGCGGCGTCCTGCGGGTCGGCCTCCAGGGTGACTTCACCACGATGGACCCGCACATGTCCACGTCCGCGGAGGACCGCGATCTCTACTACCAGCTCTACAGCCCGCTGGTCGGACTGGACGCCAACCTGAAGATCGTGCCGGAGCTCGCCGAGGCCTGGGAGCAGCCGGATCCGCTCACGTACGTCTTTCGGCTCCGGAAGGGGGTGAAGTTCCACGACGGGACCGACCTGACGGCCGAGGTCGTCAAGTGGAACTTCGAGCGGATGCTCAACCCGGCCACGGGGTCGATCCGTCGCAGCGAGCTCGGGAACGTCAAGTCCGTGGACGTCCTGAACCCGCTCACCGTGCGCATCAACCTGAAGGAGCCCGACGCGGTGTTGCTGGCCACCCTGTCCGACCGCGCCGGGATGATGGTCTCCCGGGCCGCGGTCGAGAAGCACGGGAAGGACTTCGCCCGCAATCCGGTCGGGACCGGCCCCTTCCAGTTCGTCGAGTGGGCGAAGGACGATCACCTGACGGTGCGGCGGTTCCCGGGGTACTGGAAGAGCGGGCTCCCCTACCTCGACGAGATCGTCTACAAGCCGATCCCGGACCATTCGGTCAAGCTCACCGCGCTCCGGACCGGCACCCTCGACCTCATCGACGATCTCCCCCCGAAGGACGTGACGCCACTCAAGGGCAATGCCAAGCTGCGCGTCATCGAAACCCCGGGCCTCGGCTACCGCCGGATCGAGCTCAACCACACCCGGCCGCCCTTCAACCTGAAGGCGCTGCGGCAAGCGGTCGCCTGGGCCATCAATCGGGAGGCCATTCACCGGGCGGTCTTCTTCGGCGCCGGAGCGCCGGCCCAGGGCCCGATTCCGCCCCGGAGCTGGGCGTACGAGCCGCTCCCCGGCTACGGCACGACGCCCGACCTCGCCAAGGTCAAGGAGAAGCTCGCCGAGGGTGGTCAGCCGAACGGCTTCCGCTTCGTCCTGAACGTGGTGAACACGCCCGTGGCCCAGAAGCAGGCGGAGATCATCCAGGACAACCTGAAGCGAGCGGGCATCGACATGGAGATCGCCCTGCTCGAGGTCGGGGCCTTCGACGAGAAGCGGAGGGCCCTCCAGTTCGACGGAGCCGAGGGCCGCTGGAGCGGCCGCGTCGATCCGGACGGCAACATGTTCGCGCACCTGATCACCGGGGGCGCGAACAACTGGGGCAAGTACGCGAACCCGCGGCTGGACGACCTGCTCCGGCGAGCGCGCTCGGCGGCCCAGCCGGGCGAGCGCAAGCGCCTCTACGCGGAGGCGCTCCGGATCATCATCGACGACGTGCCCATCGTCTTCCTTCACCACGATGCGTGGACCAAGGCATGGGACACCCGGGTGCAGGGGTACGTCGAGATCCCGGACGGGCGCATGCGCTTCGAGCGGGTCTGGCTCGGGCGATGA
- the nikB gene encoding nickel ABC transporter permease has protein sequence MLGYLLRRAGAMVPVIAVVSVVVFSLIHLTPGDPVNIMLREEADPATAATLRRQLGLDRPLPLQYAAWLGRAVQGELGRSIRTNQPVTDAIRQRVPVTLSLAAAALLVALAIGLPAGILAAVRRNSVVDVAATLVAISGVSLPSFWLAILLILVFSVTLGWLPPLGWVSPGRDLGAWVRSLVLPAVTLGVAIAAVVMRMTRASLLEVLELDYVRTARAKGLAERRIVLGHALRNALIPVVTVIGLQAGALLGGAVITETIFALPGVGRLLVDAIFQRDFPIVQGVVLVLALNFLIVNLLVDLTYAWLDPRIRYH, from the coding sequence GTGCTGGGCTACCTGCTCCGCCGGGCGGGGGCCATGGTGCCGGTGATCGCGGTCGTGAGCGTGGTGGTCTTCTCGCTCATCCACCTCACGCCCGGCGATCCGGTCAACATCATGCTCCGCGAGGAGGCGGACCCGGCCACGGCGGCGACGCTCCGGCGCCAGCTCGGCCTGGACCGGCCCTTGCCGCTCCAGTATGCGGCCTGGCTCGGGCGCGCGGTCCAGGGCGAGCTCGGTCGGTCCATCCGCACGAACCAGCCGGTCACGGACGCGATCCGCCAGCGGGTGCCTGTCACGCTGAGTCTCGCCGCGGCCGCGCTGCTGGTCGCGCTCGCGATCGGCCTGCCGGCGGGCATCCTGGCCGCGGTCCGCCGCAATTCGGTGGTCGACGTCGCGGCCACGCTGGTGGCCATCTCCGGTGTCTCGCTGCCGAGCTTCTGGCTGGCGATCCTGCTGATCCTGGTCTTCTCGGTCACCCTGGGGTGGCTGCCCCCGCTCGGCTGGGTGAGCCCCGGCCGAGATCTGGGGGCCTGGGTCCGGTCCCTCGTCCTGCCGGCCGTCACGCTGGGCGTGGCGATCGCCGCCGTCGTCATGCGGATGACCCGGGCGAGCTTGCTCGAGGTCCTCGAGCTCGACTACGTCCGAACGGCCCGGGCCAAGGGGCTCGCCGAGCGACGGATCGTGCTCGGGCACGCCCTGCGGAACGCGCTCATCCCCGTGGTGACGGTCATCGGGCTCCAGGCGGGGGCGCTGCTGGGCGGCGCGGTCATCACCGAGACGATCTTCGCGCTCCCGGGGGTCGGGCGGCTCCTGGTCGATGCGATCTTCCAGCGCGACTTCCCGATCGTCCAGGGAGTGGTCCTGGTCCTGGCCCTGAACTTCCTGATCGTGAACCTCCTGGTCGATCTGACCTACGCCTGGCTGGATCCCCGGATCCGGTACCACTGA